DNA from Mustela erminea isolate mMusErm1 chromosome 18, mMusErm1.Pri, whole genome shotgun sequence:
cccaggaccctgggatcatgacctgagctgaaggcagacgcccaacgactgagccacccaggcacccctaaaataaataaatcttaaaaaaaataataaaagaagaagaagagacagagatgagctctctctttctctgccaggcAAGCACAAAGCAAGAAAGCAGccgtctgcaagccaggaagacatTCTTCACCAGAAGCCCACCACGCTGGCGGCCTGCTCTGACCCTTCCAGCCCCAGGACTGCGAGAAAGCCTTTCTGTTGTTTCGGTCACCCAGTCCGTGGCATCTGGTGACAGCAGCCCGAGCTGAGACAGCGTGTCCACATAAAACCTTGCACGTGAACTAGTCCCAACAGCCTTATTCATGAGAGCggaaaaagtagaaacaacccaaatgttcatcagtgaatgaatgaggagTGAAATGCGGCGTCTCTATACAGTGGGATTTACTTGgccacagagagagcagggagtggTGAGGACAGGCTGGCCCACAGCCTGGTGGGGTCCGGGGGAATGGAAGCAAAGGTACCGTGCTGAGAGGCCagctgagggctgggggaggtgggtggtgctggtgggaggaggaggaggagggggaggagggggaggggaggaggaaggggaagaggaggagtcaGGCAGGTGAAGGGGAGGCAAGCAGGGCGACTGGCAGCACTTGGCAGTGAGGCTGGGACAGCCTGGCTGGGAGCTAAGGCAGGGGCACAGCTCATGTGTAAAGAAGTGGGAATGCGAATGGCCTTGGAGGCCACATGCTGAAGTGACACGGTCAGACGGCTGCTGGGTGAGGGATGAAACCGGGAGAAGAGTCCAGTCAGAGGCCACTGGGCCCCTGAGCTGAGAGACTGAGGGGGACAAGAGGCAGACCAGGGGACGAGTTAAGAGGTGGAAGATAAGGACAGGTTGGGTTGAGGGGGCGGCGCGGACTGGCTCGGGCAGTGGTGGGTGGCGATTCTGGTCAGTGGAGGGGCTGTGTCTCGCTACAGAGAGAAGGGCTGGTCTCCGAGTTTTGTTGTGGGCAGGTCGCATGCGGGGGGTCCTGTAAGCAGGTGGCCATTTGCACTTGGAACCCAGGAGAGAGTGGCCGTGGCTGGCGAGAGATTTGGGTGACCCCTGTGCAGGCCTGGTGATGGAGTCCCCTGGATGGAAGGGATGAGGGCTTTTAGGGAGGATGGAGGGGAGAAGCCATGGGCTGACCACAACCCAGCGGGCATCACTATTTACTGGCTTTGAAAAGACCCATGGTGCTGAAGGCAAAGGGACAGCGTGCTTTGTAGGGGGACAACAGGCCGTTCATGTGTCCCCTTGCATGCCTGCCAGACCGGGCAACCAGGTGGGCACTTTCTGACCTTTTCTGGGGCAGCTTCAGGGGCAGATGGCAGGCTGTAGGAGGGTCAGAGCATCTGTTGAGAGTGGGCAGGCTTGGGGAGAGGGCCCTCTGTGACTGCCCCATCCCCTGTGGCACTTACTTTTTGGTCCGGCTGGTGCTTCAAGAGGACAGATactatttttatgtatctttgtGTCTCCACACAAAATCCAGTTCATTCCTGACATAGTCAATGAGCACCTATAGTGCTCCCTGAGCACCGTGCTCGGGGTTGCGGATTCGTGGCTGAGCCCACACGTCTGATGGAGCTCAGGCTGCAGACGAAGCTGCGGGTGGACTCTGCCACCCGTCCGCCGTGTGACCTCCACTGAGATATGACATTGTCGCTCATGGGCAACACGAGTTTCCTCATGGGCAGTGGGTGATTTCTGCAGCTCTTCCTGGTGACAGAACATGGTGATTCCTATTTGCCTGCTGCCACATTGTTGGCTCACCAAGGCCTGGGCAGCATCagaagcctggggtggggtgaggatcAGACCGGGGAGCAGACACTTCCCAAGACCTCCCTATCCAAGGACCTTCCTGATTGCTGTCCTGCCCCTGTTCATTGTGGCTCGCAAGGCCCTGCACACTCTGTCCCCTGTCAACCTCTCCAGCTTCACTTCATACCCTACCGcagagcctttgcacatgctgttccctctgactAGACACCTTTCCCTTAACTCCTCACCTTGCTGACTCCTCTTCATTCTTTATTACTGGGCCCAGATGGGGCTTCTGCAGAAGCACCTCAGGTTCCTGAGGGACAGTGACACCCGAATGACATGCCTTCAGAGCACCCTGGGCTTTCTCTGACTTTTGTACAAAGGAATGTAACCAAGTAATTAGTTGTTTAACATCTGTCCCGTTCTGTCCTTAGACCTGGGAGGGAGGAACCCTCGCCCTGCTGCTGGTGCCCCACTTCAGAAGGCCCTCCCCCCACGGATGAGGAACCTGTGGGGCACCTTGGAGCCCAGGTGCTTCCCTCTGGACCATGCTCCTGATAGCCAAGACCCCAGAAGTCCCTGCCCAGGTGACCCATTCCCTGAAGGGTAGGCCATGTGGGGTGGCCATGGGGTGGCAGGGGGCATGGCGGTGTGTGCCAGCAGATGGGATtgtccacgtgtgtgtgtgtggatctCTCCTTGGGGGCAGGATGGCTCTAAGGGCAGGTACAGGGGGCGGGCTGACAACACAGCTGGCTCTTCTCACACCAACATCCCTGGGCACAGAATCCAGAAGCGCCAAAGAAGTTTCAGTTGGAACCACGTCTTTGAGGTCATTATGAACGTGTATTTGTCGAAGTAGGAGaatagaacacattttatttaacagttaGAACTTGATTTGTAGGTTTACAGTATGTCCATGGATGGTGTGAGGCGACCATCTGTATTCTTGTCCCGGCCCTGTTGGCATTTGGGGGGACGCGGGTCAGCCACCGAGCACACGCCCCACCCAAGAGGCGGCCCGCGCCGTACCCCTGCCCCCGAGCACCGCACCTGGCACAGAAGAGCAAAGAATAAATACTGGCTGTGAGAGACGAACGAGATGATTCAAGTGAAATGCTTGGCAGGGTGAAATGtcaataaatagtagctattaCTGTTGAACAGACGAGCGGtaggtggggcagggggatgaGACCCAGAAGCTGAGGTGCTTTGTGTGTGAGGTGGGAAAGGGCATCGCTGGCCTCAGGGTTCACGCTTCCTTTCCAGAGGTTGTACCCGCCTTCTCCCAGCCCTGCAGGCCTCTCCCAGCTCCTTAGGGCAAGGTGGGCCCCTGGCAGGCAGCTGGACAGCCAGGGTGCTGAGAAGGGCTAGGCAGCTCCCACCAGCACTATTTCCCCTCTGGGCTAAGAACAGCCACGGCAGGTGTCCTATTTGCCTTCAGGATGTCCCCAGGCCCAAGCAGAACCGGCAGAGGGGTGTgcagggggtgtggaggggagggggtgctgaAAGGTCTGACGGCGCCCTCCCAGGAGACGGTGGTGTGAGAGGAGCCCTAGCTGGGCAGTCAGACCGCCCACGGGACACTGAGCAGGTCACTTTGCTGCCACCACCGCCTCCCTCTCTTTGTTTGTCCAATGAGACTGTGTGTGGAGATGGTGTGGGTCAGGCGGCCGGTGCAGGGTACACACTGAGTGTGAAGAACCTGTGCACACAACACCTGTAGGTCTGCGAAGGCCATGGCCCGAAACAGGGGAGCAGATGGAAATGGCCCATGTTGGTTGTGGACAGTGTCAGGCACGAGTTAGGCCAGAGGCAAGCCAGGCAGCAGGGGCGCTGGAGGCGGCTGCTCTGGGACTGACACCCCCTGCCCCGGGGGGCCCCCCACTTGCAGGCCTGATGAGGCCCAGAAGCCCCTCATCCAAACTCCTTCCTCCAGCACCAACCATTGGGGAAAACAGTCTCATCCCAGcacattctctctcacacacacaataGGTGTCACTGTAATAAAGAACAGAACCCAAGTAAGCCCCAAACAGgacaggcgggggtgggggtgggggaatcacATTTTGCAAACTGCCCACCAGGGGTCACCATACTGCACCAAGGGATGCAGATTTCACTCCAGCCTATGCACCGGTGGGAGGCGGAGGGTCTCACAGAGGAGTCCAGCCCAGCTGCCTCCAACAGTCCAGCTTCCAAGGCAGAACCAGCGTCGGGGTGCCCAGTCCCGTGCCGCAGCACCAGCTGCGGGGCTGGGGATAGCGGCCCGAGGTCAGTGCGGCTGGAAGATGTCTGAGCATCGCTGCAGGATGAGCTCCACCACCTGGTTCTGGAACACCATGGTCATGGGCATGCTCGTTTCCTCGGTCTCCGGCCGCAGCAGCGTGGGCCCGAACACTATGGCCACGCTCTGCACCGACATACGGTTCTGATCGCCGTGCTCAATCACCctgcagcggggggggggggggggggggggggcggcgggaaTTAGGGCTCAGAGCTGGAGGGGGCGTAGGGGGTCCGCCGGCACCCGCCTTCCCATCCCCTCGCAGCTCGCCCGCTCACCGGCACAGGTGCTGGAAGAGCAGCCGCAGCGTGTCGTGGTTGGGGGCGGGCAGCGAGCGCACCAAGTCCCGCACACAGCGGCTGCGCTGGGCCTGGTCCTGcagctctggggaagggaggggtgggtcGGCTCGGCGAGGGGGACGGAGGGACTGAGTCCCGGCGCGGGGTGGGGAGTCCGGCCCGCACCCTGCCCGGTccgccccgcctccccccccccccccccccccggagctCACTGATGGCAGCGATGAACTTGGGGAAGTGcgagaaggggaagaggggctCCGGCAGCTCTCGAAAGAAGAGTTTCAGGGCTCCAGTGATCACGTGGACGTCCTCCCAGCGCCCGTCATCCAGGTCCAGGCGCTCATCTGCggcaagtgggggggggggggttaggaGTAGGAAGAGGCCCTCAGCACCTCTTGTTGTCTTCAGGCCCCAGGGTGAGGGGCGGGGCCTCACCATGGTCCACCTTGTAGCGAAGCTTCTGGATGGTGGCCAGGTTTCCACTGATGCGGTACAGGCCGTCGATGTCCagccctggggcagagggaggcgcTGACCTCGGGCTTGGAGGGGATGGGGCTGAAGCTCCCGATCGGATTCCCACTCAggggcttcccccccccccattcccccaccccaccctccccaggggTCTCCGTCATGGGGTCCGGGAGGGAGGCCTTCAGGCGCCGCGTACCCCGGGCCTCGACGGTGCGGATGCACTGTTGCACGAAGCGCGGCACGGAGCTCCTTTCGCGCTCGCACAGCGCGGCCAGCGCGCAACCGAACACCTGGTCTGGGGGAAAGGCTCGTGAGCGCCGCCCGGCCCCGGGGTCCCCCGCGCCGCGCGCTCCGGTTTCCCCAGGTACCTTTGATGTAGCCCTTCTCCCGCAGCGACTGCAGCGTGGGCCGCTTTAGCAGGAACTTGCGGAGCCTCTGCCGGACCCTGCTGAGGTCGCTCTCCGGGATGACTGCGCCTGGACCCGGGAATGCGGGCCGAGTCACTCGGTGGCGCCGGGATTGGCCAGgctggccccagccccagggcgTAACCCCCACCCAGGCGAAGGGCTGGAgacgccctccccccacccaccttccctaccacccccaccttccccaccccacccctcacccgCCTCGCACCTGCACCGGGCCgcgcctcctcctcccccctccagcTTCCCAGGCGCTCGCTGGACCCGAAGTCCGCGCTGCTGCTCTCGCTTTCCTCCTCCGGGGGCAGATCTGCAGACTGCAATCACGCGGCCTCAgagaggcagggcctggggctAGCCGGAGGGCCTTCTGGGACGGGGTGAGGAGCCCGGAGTGCCCTCCCAGCCCGGCCAGAGTTCACACTTCCCTTCTCCAGTTCACTCCCCTGCCGTCCACCAGGGAACCTCAGAACGTTCACCTCCCTTGACTGCCTGGAGCCCTTTGGGTGTTGGAGACagccaccctgccctgccccactctTTCTTATCCTGGCCCCCCTTGCCCATTTTCCTAGTTCCTCTGCACACAGTCCACGAGGTCAGCATTTCTCAGTATGGGGCTCCTAGTTCCGGACTTAAAGTTCCCGCTGAGGACTCAGCACTGCCAACAACTGCATCACGGCCCTTGGATTCCTACCTCTAGAAATACAGCCAAACTCTGTACTCAGTGTTGGCTCCTAAGGAATTGAGGGTCAAAAAGCCCCAGGTTGTTTCCTGGAGAACAGCTGTCAGAGGGGGCGTGTCCTATCTGCATTTATGCAGGGAATAGTTTGAATCTAGAAAACTGTAGACTCTTCAATTTAATCCTCTGAAGTTTTCCCTTCTGATTTTAGCCTGTCATTCCAGCCTGAGGCTCTTTCTCTGATATTTCCTTTACCTCTTGCCTCCCTTGAAATGGAACAttgtgccccccctcccccctgcccggGCTTGGAGAGATCTCCTCCTCGTGGCTGGCCATCCATCCCATCCCCACCAGCCCTGGAGGCCCCAGGCTCTGCTCACCAGCTCCTGGATGCCCTCGCCAATGGCCTTGTGCCAGGTGCTAATGATGGCCTCGGAGTCATGCTGGATCAGGTACTCTGAGCCATCTCGGCTCCGCAGCTGGAGAGACACACGAATTCTCAGTCATCTCTGGCTCCCTGGGTCAGCCCTGGGGCCAGGCCTCAGGGGTAGGCAGTCCAGGGAAGGGAGATACAGAAATGGTGGAGACGATCTGGCCTTGGCCCCAGGAACTGAGAGCACCATAGAACAAGGGCTTTACCCCAGGCCCAGGCATTCCGTCTTGTTAAAAGCAGTGACAGCCTATCCGTTACTGATGGGCTAACCAAGGCCCTCTCAAAACATAACCAGTTCTTCTCTGAAAGGTTCATACAGAAGGAAAAGCTATACAGTTACCCAGCAATACATCTCCCAAAACATTCATCCTGCTGGATGCCCAGGTGAGCTGAGCTGCCCCAGACCAGCTGTTTTGGAAAGTCTAACACTGAAGTTTTCTGTGGTTCTGGAGTGACAAGGGAGACCCGCTGTGAAAATCTTCCAGGCCCCACTAACCTGGCCACGATCTAGAATGTGGGGCCATCTCTCGAGAAAAATCCTAGAGGTGCCTGCAGGCCACCCCCTGAGCGGAGGGAGGATGGCCACCTGCCAGCCAGGAAGCAGAGGGCTCCTCCATTTCCATTCAAGACTGTCAGCCTTTCCGACAGCTTGAGTAGCTTCCAAGAGTCCCATCTGTCTTCTAGTTCTTGCCAGAAAAGACAACTCGGAAGCATTTACTCAGCAGTGTTCTCCAAAGGCAAGATAGATGACACAGAGCACGGGCTGAAGGATGTCCCTCTAGGTCAGGGACAGAACCTGCCTAGCGAAAGTGATGGCCTTCTTTAGTCGGACACCCATGACAGACATCGCTAACCGATCGCCCCCCTCggccctgctgagcctggaggaAGGCTCCAGACCCACCAACCAGAGCAGCTGAGGAGATCAAACTGGTTTTCCAGCCCTGCTCTGTGGATGTGCTAGAGGAAGCTTGGGGAATCTTCAGAAAGCTACACACTCTCAAGCTCCCGGCAGAATTGCTTTTTCTGAGCTGATTTGTGATGTTGTGCTTTTTGCTTTTATCACATTACCTGAAGCAGCCCCGAGGGTCTCTTACTAACCCACCCTGGAGCCATACACTAAAAATAGCTTCAAGAGCTAAGGGTTGGGAAAAAGCTTTGATCTCACTCAAAATTTGGGAAAGCTCCCCCTGCCAAAAGAGGAACCGTGTCACTGATTTTCCTCCTCTGTTCACTTTGGCTACCAGGAAACCTGAGCTCATTTTTTTCAGCAGTAACCTCTCCCCTGTACATCATTGGCCCCCTGATGCCCCTTGCTCTAACTTGTGCCTGCTCCTGGCTTTTCAGTGGATTTGATCAGCTCCCcatgtggttttatttgtttatttgcttgtttttgtttgtttgtttgttgctattCTTGTTGTGACCTTCCTCAGAACTTCTGGGGACAGAGGTGACGACAAAGGTAGTTGAAAAGCAAGACAACACGTGGACAGTGGAGGGTGTGGCACTGTGAGGGTCCTTGCCTGGGTCCCACCGGGGCCCAGTTCACCTGCTAGGGGAGCCTGGGAAACTTGGGGCCCAGTTAATTCACTGAGGACCCAGTTGGAAGCTTGTCTCTGACCAGCAGGAGCTGGTTTCCAACCCGTCAAAGTGAGTAGCTGGGGAAAGGGAGTCTCCTCTCTGGGAAGAGGGCTGTTCTTCCAGGCATGGATTTCATTCTCCAGAGGCCCCCTACTCCTCACCACCTTCCAAGACTATAAACTCAGTTCCTGGAGAGGGAACTGCAGAATCCGCAGTGTCAGAAACACTGTGGACAGATCGCCAAGGTGGACACAACTTTGGCTTTGAGCCCTGAGATTTCCAGTCCCACTCTCCCCAGGTCCCCCTTCTTGGGGCTTGCCTACTGAGGGTCTCAAGCCATCCGTAAGCCCCCTTgttttctcccaacccccaccactcACCTCCAACACGTTCTTTCTGCTAGATTTGTCCTTGGGGGCCCAGGAGAGGGAGGCCCCCCTGAGATCCACTGTGTACTCAGGGGTGGAGAGCTTGGGAGGCTGCCTctgtgggagaggggaaaagggtcGGGGGGAGCACAGTTACAGGGAGCCCTCAGCCCAGACAGGCCTGCCATGGCTCCGGGCTCCAATCCACCAGGCTCCCTTGGCTCCAGGGACAGGATGGGGAAGGGGGGCCCAGGGGTCCTGGGCCTGCTGCCTGCCCACCCAGGACAGGGAACGAGAAAGGGGCACAGCCCTCATCTCCGAGAGCAGGCGTGGCCCCGACCCTATCTGCATGCCCATCAGACTGGAGTGGCTACCCTCAAGGACTGCTCCCCATGTCCAGGCTACCTGGAAGTGCTTGTCACAGTCTGAATCTGCTGTTGTCACCCCCTGCCAAGGCCCAGCTCCCCTGGCACTCATGTTCCACTGCTGCAGACCTAGCCATTGACAAGCCAGATCAGGTAAAGAGCCACAGAAGTCAGGAGCAgattgctgggggtgggggtccctgtCATGGGACCCTGAGCCTCACCAGGCCGCCTGCAGCTGAGGCCTTCGAGTCCTTGAAGAATGTCAGGACGCCGCCCTCCAGCACCGTCCAGGACGCACTCCAGTGCTTCTTCCTAGGTGGGAGTGGGGAAGTGGGGGGTGACTGGGCTGAGGCCCCCATACGCCCCCAGGTGCAGGGCACAGAGCTGAAAACACAGCTCAGCTTGGGGCATCCGATGGTGAGGACTGGACTCCCAGTTCTCACACTTGGTAGCCAAGGGACCCTGGACAAGTCCCTATTTCTAGAGGCCTCAGGGTCTTCACGGGACCTTTTAGAAAGCTGCTCTGAGGATTAACAAGAGTGTGGCACACAGGACATGCGCAGTGAACATCATCCTTAAGGCCCACCCCGCTCTGGTCTGGGTGCCGCCAGGCGCTCACCGGAGCCGCTTTCCCTTGTCCACCGTCTTGGTGCGATGGAGCACCCCGGCCTTGTCCAGAGTCTTGGTCTGAGAAAGAcaaggggaaagaagaggcagTTCACGGGGTGGccacagaggggcagaggctAGTCTCCACAGCCAGCAACTCCTTACAGGCTGGGCCTGAGTCATGGCTGAACCCTCTTTGCTGCTGGTGCTGGCGGGGTGCCTGCTTTCACCCCAGCAGGAGAGATCTCTCAGCTCTCAGCTCCCAACCTCACCCAGCCGTGGGCCAGGGATGACCCAGACCCACATTCATTCAGCCCAGCATCTTGCTGGGGCCTGTGGGGGAGACATAcctggccccagcccagcccccaacAACCTTCAGGAAGCTCCTATTTCTTCTCTGGGGGTCCTGCCAGGGCCTACATGCTTCTTCCCTCACCTTCTCCTCAGGggggctggcctgggctggggtctCGCTGTCCTGGCTGGATTTGTGGATGCTTCGAGGGGCAGGGACTGGAACCTGAGGAGAAAGACACCATCATACacagtcccttcccctctccccaagaCTCTCCCACTCCCAGTTGGTTACCTGGGGCAGCTCCCACTGAACAGAGGCGTCATGTGGGTTGTAGAAGTAGGGCTTCCCGTATTGGTCCTCCAACCTCACCCACTGCGGGGAGACAGGTGGTCAGACCTCCCAGCCCACCTCGGGGGAGGGCAGGCAAAGTTCCTCTTGCACCAGAACCCCATGATATAGCCCCAAGGAGTTGGGAGGGTCAGGTGCGGGCGATGGGGTGTCTTGGAGCCCGCCCAGGAGCTGCAGTTGACGGTGTTAAGGTGAGCTACTAGAAGAGCTGGAGGAATGACCGGGGGTCTGTCTGGCCATATCTGCCCGCTGCCCGTACCTGCTCCTGGGTGAAGTGGTTGGTATAGAGCGTCTGCCCGTCTGAGTTCACTTGGAGAGACCATCCGGGGGGCGTGGCCAAAGGAGAGGTGGACCGGGGCTCACTGAAAGAGCCCACGGGGGAATAGTCCTCCTCCGGGTAACTGGTCAGCGACTCGGGGTAATCCGTCTCAGGGGTAGGGGGCTGCAGGGAGCAAAGACCGAGTTGGAGGGTCTCAGAGCCAGTACGCACCCTTGGCCCCGCCCTTTTAGACCAGACCACGCCCCTCACGAGCAGTTGGGAGGCGGGCTGTGGGAGAGCAGGAGGCGGGGTCTGAGGCCTCAGAGCCACCCCGCCTACCCgggccaggccccgccccctcaccCTCTGGTCCCTGGGGCTGAGCGGGCTCAGGCCCGGCTGCATTTCCAGCTCGTCCTCTGGCTCGTCCTCGGTCTCGTCCTCCCAGACGGTCTCGCCCGTCAGCGGGTTGTAGAAGAACACCCTGCGGCTCTCCTCATCCCAGTACTGACCCCAGTCGGTCTCGAGGCTCTCGCGGCTGCCCACCGAGGCGGGGGAGGTGGCCGGGCTGGCGATGCCCTCGCCAGCCTCGAAGGGCGACTCCCAGGTGGTCACGCCCGTGTCTGGGTTGTAGTAGTAGGGGCGCCCGCTGCCCGCGTCCGTGTGCGTCTCCCAcgccggggggcgggggcccgCGGTGGCGCCTGGCGAAGAGACCGAAGGCTGCCTCTCTACGTTCTCGTACACAGGCTCCGGGGGGTCATCCACctgtgggaggagaaaggaaacgTGACCTTCCGGGCAGGCAGCTCCGGGGTCACACAGTCCTGACTCGGCCGCTTGCCATCTGggtgacctttggcaagttagAGTACCCCCTGTTTCAGTTCCATCAGCTGCACAATGTCTGCCCTGCCCACTCCGGAAACTGTAGtgaagagagaatgaggaaataTTCTTGACAGTGCATTGCAAAGTATGAAATGTCCCACATGCGTAGGGCAGTTACATTAAGTGTTTATTGACAATAATCAgatattagggcgcctgggtggctcagtgggttaagcctctgcctttgactcaggtcataatctcagtgttctgggactgagccccacatcaggctctctgctcagcagggagcctgcatctccctctctgcctgcctctctgcctacttgtgatctgtcaaataaatgaataaaatcttaaaaacaacaacaacaacaataatcaGTTATGGATAACTGAGTTCTCCCAGCTGTGTACTTATTCTGCCTCCAGGGGGGGTGAATCAGAGGCTGGACAGGAATAGAGAAACAGCCTGGgcccccttccttttcctcctccactcAGGTCACATGGGGGCAGCCCCCCCACCACACTCTCCATTccccccctccacctccttccttcctggcccTGAAAGCTCTGGGACTGGAATCAGTACTACCTGTGGATCTGGGACTGAAATGTTCCGAATGTGGGTTTTGCAGGGCTCAGAATCAAcggcagagaagggaaagggggaggagagtcggatgggaggaaggagggaggggcaaggagagatGAGCCCCTCTTGCCCGCCAAAGGAAAGCAAGGTGAGCTGGAGGGTTTAGTCACACAGAACATGGGTCTGATCATGCTCAACACGCCACTGCTCCTTGCCGCCACGGG
Protein-coding regions in this window:
- the ARHGAP27 gene encoding rho GTPase-activating protein 27 isoform X1, translated to MAADVEGDVYVLVEHPFEYTGKDGRRVAIQPNERYRLLRRSTEHWWHVRREPGGRPFYLPAQYVRELPALGESATASPPPALHPGPAVPEPLAYDYRFVSTPAPAGPDGTTTKPRGRVSSLCGPARRGAGTPRSSPAPGLPTCLYTRPAAPVRPAQSLDDLARAAVAPPAGLLGSAGSFKACSVAGSWVCPRPLARSDSENVYEAIQDVRGPPREERPPQVDDPPEPVYENVERQPSVSSPGATAGPRPPAWETHTDAGSGRPYYYNPDTGVTTWESPFEAGEGIASPATSPASVGSRESLETDWGQYWDEESRRVFFYNPLTGETVWEDETEDEPEDELEMQPGLSPLSPRDQRPPTPETDYPESLTSYPEEDYSPVGSFSEPRSTSPLATPPGWSLQVNSDGQTLYTNHFTQEQWVRLEDQYGKPYFYNPHDASVQWELPQVPVPAPRSIHKSSQDSETPAQASPPEEKTKTLDKAGVLHRTKTVDKGKRLRKKHWSASWTVLEGGVLTFFKDSKASAAGGLRQPPKLSTPEYTVDLRGASLSWAPKDKSSRKNVLELRSRDGSEYLIQHDSEAIISTWHKAIGEGIQELSADLPPEEESESSSADFGSSERLGSWRGEEEARPGAGAVIPESDLSRVRQRLRKFLLKRPTLQSLREKGYIKDQVFGCALAALCERERSSVPRFVQQCIRTVEARGLDIDGLYRISGNLATIQKLRYKVDHDERLDLDDGRWEDVHVITGALKLFFRELPEPLFPFSHFPKFIAAIKLQDQAQRSRCVRDLVRSLPAPNHDTLRLLFQHLCRVIEHGDQNRMSVQSVAIVFGPTLLRPETEETSMPMTMVFQNQVVELILQRCSDIFQPH
- the ARHGAP27 gene encoding rho GTPase-activating protein 27 isoform X2; this encodes MVDVIAKLTKRRSRALRVQVEDPGILGQAQPLMGMAEGLCIKGPGGASVLWPSQEVDDPPEPVYENVERQPSVSSPGATAGPRPPAWETHTDAGSGRPYYYNPDTGVTTWESPFEAGEGIASPATSPASVGSRESLETDWGQYWDEESRRVFFYNPLTGETVWEDETEDEPEDELEMQPGLSPLSPRDQRPPTPETDYPESLTSYPEEDYSPVGSFSEPRSTSPLATPPGWSLQVNSDGQTLYTNHFTQEQWVRLEDQYGKPYFYNPHDASVQWELPQVPVPAPRSIHKSSQDSETPAQASPPEEKTKTLDKAGVLHRTKTVDKGKRLRKKHWSASWTVLEGGVLTFFKDSKASAAGGLRQPPKLSTPEYTVDLRGASLSWAPKDKSSRKNVLELRSRDGSEYLIQHDSEAIISTWHKAIGEGIQELSADLPPEEESESSSADFGSSERLGSWRGEEEARPGAGAVIPESDLSRVRQRLRKFLLKRPTLQSLREKGYIKDQVFGCALAALCERERSSVPRFVQQCIRTVEARGLDIDGLYRISGNLATIQKLRYKVDHDERLDLDDGRWEDVHVITGALKLFFRELPEPLFPFSHFPKFIAAIKLQDQAQRSRCVRDLVRSLPAPNHDTLRLLFQHLCRVIEHGDQNRMSVQSVAIVFGPTLLRPETEETSMPMTMVFQNQVVELILQRCSDIFQPH
- the ARHGAP27 gene encoding rho GTPase-activating protein 27 isoform X3; the protein is MVDVIAKLTKRRSRALRVQVDDPPEPVYENVERQPSVSSPGATAGPRPPAWETHTDAGSGRPYYYNPDTGVTTWESPFEAGEGIASPATSPASVGSRESLETDWGQYWDEESRRVFFYNPLTGETVWEDETEDEPEDELEMQPGLSPLSPRDQRPPTPETDYPESLTSYPEEDYSPVGSFSEPRSTSPLATPPGWSLQVNSDGQTLYTNHFTQEQWVRLEDQYGKPYFYNPHDASVQWELPQVPVPAPRSIHKSSQDSETPAQASPPEEKTKTLDKAGVLHRTKTVDKGKRLRKKHWSASWTVLEGGVLTFFKDSKASAAGGLRQPPKLSTPEYTVDLRGASLSWAPKDKSSRKNVLELRSRDGSEYLIQHDSEAIISTWHKAIGEGIQELSADLPPEEESESSSADFGSSERLGSWRGEEEARPGAGAVIPESDLSRVRQRLRKFLLKRPTLQSLREKGYIKDQVFGCALAALCERERSSVPRFVQQCIRTVEARGLDIDGLYRISGNLATIQKLRYKVDHDERLDLDDGRWEDVHVITGALKLFFRELPEPLFPFSHFPKFIAAIKLQDQAQRSRCVRDLVRSLPAPNHDTLRLLFQHLCRVIEHGDQNRMSVQSVAIVFGPTLLRPETEETSMPMTMVFQNQVVELILQRCSDIFQPH